A stretch of the Sulfurimonas sp. HSL3-1 genome encodes the following:
- a CDS encoding response regulator transcription factor, with translation MKNVDLVQLTEETKKMSAMVVEDEAVANELLSSTFKNFFKDVTSAFNGKEALELFKEKKPDIVFVDIIMPEMDGIELARKIREMNPQQMVVVISASNDIQKISETIEIGVNSFIQKPIDTKKIIELLQNVTNMVKRKKKVETKTFSISLPLDLYDLVNDNAKAESISKNAVIIRALREFYM, from the coding sequence ATGAAAAATGTTGACCTGGTTCAGCTGACCGAAGAGACGAAAAAAATGAGTGCAATGGTCGTTGAAGACGAGGCCGTTGCGAATGAACTGCTCAGTTCAACGTTCAAGAACTTTTTTAAAGATGTCACATCCGCATTCAACGGGAAAGAGGCTCTGGAACTTTTTAAAGAGAAAAAACCGGACATCGTCTTTGTAGACATTATCATGCCGGAGATGGACGGAATCGAGCTCGCACGCAAAATCCGCGAGATGAACCCGCAGCAGATGGTCGTTGTCATCTCCGCGAGCAACGACATCCAGAAGATCTCGGAAACGATCGAAATCGGTGTCAACAGCTTTATCCAGAAGCCGATTGATACGAAAAAGATCATCGAGCTGCTTCAGAACGTTACCAACATGGTCAAACGCAAGAAAAAGGTCGAAACGAAAACCTTCTCTATCTCCCTGCCCCTTGATCTGTATGACCTGGTCAACGACAATGCCAAGGCGGAGAGCATCTCCAAGAATGCGGTCATTATCCGCGCCCTCCGCGAATTCTATATGTAA
- a CDS encoding citrate synthase — translation MATVTLTDNRNGNTYEFSIMHPTMGQDVIDIRDLFKQTGMFTYDPGFTSTASCSSTITYIDGEKGELRYRGYPIEELAMKKSYLEVCYLLLNGELPSPEELAAYDYEFRKRAYVHEGLKNLFYSFPDNAHPMAMLSSAVSALSTFYSEHIMMRNDEDLQVMRRRLLAKVPTLAAFAYRRSLGIPFIYPDLERSFTENFLYMIHAYPGQDLKIPEVQVRALDTIFTLHADHEQNASTTVVRSVASTGAHPYAAITAGINALWGRAHGGANESVIAQLEYIGSVERVDEFIARTKDPEDDFRLMGFGHRVYKNFDPRAKILKKLLDEMKDELNVDSELLQIAEKIEAVALSDDYFISRKLYPNIDFYSGLILTALKIPKEMFTIIFVIGRTVGWLAQWLEFHADSEKKIARPRQRYIGPETRSLT, via the coding sequence ATGGCAACGGTGACTTTGACGGACAATCGAAACGGCAATACCTATGAATTCAGCATCATGCACCCGACCATGGGCCAGGACGTGATCGATATCCGCGACCTTTTCAAACAGACGGGCATGTTCACCTACGACCCGGGCTTCACGTCGACGGCCAGCTGCAGCTCTACCATTACCTATATAGACGGTGAAAAAGGCGAACTGCGATACCGCGGTTACCCGATTGAAGAGCTGGCAATGAAAAAGAGCTATCTGGAGGTGTGCTACCTTCTGCTCAACGGTGAACTCCCCTCGCCGGAGGAGTTGGCGGCGTACGATTACGAATTCCGTAAGCGGGCGTATGTGCATGAAGGGTTGAAAAACCTCTTCTACTCCTTCCCGGACAATGCGCACCCCATGGCGATGCTCTCCTCCGCCGTTTCGGCGCTTTCCACCTTCTATTCGGAACACATTATGATGCGCAACGACGAAGACCTGCAGGTGATGCGCCGCCGGCTGTTGGCCAAGGTCCCTACCCTGGCAGCGTTCGCTTATCGGCGCTCCCTGGGCATTCCTTTTATCTATCCCGACCTCGAGCGCTCTTTTACCGAAAACTTTCTCTATATGATCCACGCCTACCCCGGACAGGACCTGAAGATCCCCGAAGTGCAGGTACGGGCACTCGATACGATCTTTACGCTCCATGCCGATCACGAGCAGAATGCCTCGACGACGGTCGTTCGCTCCGTCGCGTCGACGGGAGCGCACCCCTATGCGGCGATCACGGCGGGCATCAATGCCCTGTGGGGCCGGGCCCACGGCGGGGCGAACGAGTCGGTTATCGCACAGCTGGAATACATCGGTTCCGTAGAGCGCGTCGACGAATTCATCGCCCGCACCAAGGATCCCGAAGACGATTTCAGGCTGATGGGCTTCGGACACCGCGTTTACAAAAACTTCGACCCCCGTGCCAAGATCCTGAAAAAACTGCTTGACGAGATGAAAGACGAGCTCAATGTCGACAGCGAACTGCTTCAGATCGCCGAGAAGATCGAGGCGGTTGCCCTCAGCGACGACTATTTTATTTCGCGGAAGCTCTACCCCAATATCGATTTCTATTCGGGGCTGATTCTGACGGCGCTCAAAATCCCCAAAGAGATGTTTACGATCATATTTGTGATAGGACGCACCGTCGGATGGCTCGCGCAGTGGTTAGAATTTCACGCCGATTCGGAAAAAAAGATCGCCCGGCCGCGTCAACGCTACATCGGACCGGAAACAAGGAGCTTAACTTAG
- a CDS encoding copper resistance system multicopper oxidase, translated as MDDHPAAIQRRRFLQSVAVSAVLARTLLSAGEGGSAPAPIKRRESLMLEGTEFFLTLERTVVNVSGSDVLATTVNGMLPGPTLKWREGDTVTIHVTNNLPVSSSIHWHGIILPFHMDGVPDISFKGIAPGETFTYRFPVRQSGTFWYHSHTGFQEQSGVHGTLVIVPKDEDPVVSDRDYVVSLFDWSDENPEAIYRKLKLHSDYYNFNQRTAGDFISEVKSEGFWDALQHRAMWNRMRMSDRDLSDVTGYTYTYLLNGFTEAEDWHALFETGERIRLRFVNQSAMTIFDVRIPGLKMTVVAADGNPVKPVKIDEFRIAVAETYDVIVEPEERAYCIFAQSIERSGYAAATLAPRAEMHAARPAMDPPQPLTMADMGMGGMTGEGGADTGAMKCGGGMQMPKEEGKKHMWPITPLPMRRGVGTTMKAANPRYRLDDPGVGLRENGRRVLTYADLRNYYSTADAPPPDREIVLHLTGNMERYMWSINGIRYADAAPLTFHYGERLRITFVNDTMMIHPMHLHGMWSDLETGDEARLVRKHTVLVQPGSKISYRVTVNAEGAWAYHCHMLYHMPGMFRKVEVLP; from the coding sequence ATGGACGATCATCCTGCTGCGATACAAAGACGCCGATTCCTCCAAAGCGTGGCGGTTTCCGCCGTGCTGGCCCGAACGCTATTGTCCGCTGGGGAAGGGGGGAGTGCACCTGCTCCGATCAAGCGCCGGGAGAGCCTCATGCTTGAAGGAACGGAGTTTTTCCTGACGCTTGAACGCACCGTTGTCAACGTCAGCGGCTCCGATGTGCTGGCGACAACGGTCAACGGCATGCTGCCCGGGCCGACGCTCAAGTGGCGCGAGGGCGATACCGTGACAATCCATGTTACGAACAACCTCCCGGTGTCGAGCTCCATCCATTGGCACGGTATCATCCTTCCCTTTCATATGGATGGTGTCCCCGATATCAGCTTCAAGGGTATTGCCCCCGGAGAGACGTTCACGTACCGTTTTCCCGTGCGCCAGAGCGGAACGTTCTGGTACCACTCGCATACCGGTTTTCAGGAGCAGAGCGGGGTTCACGGCACGCTTGTCATCGTTCCGAAGGACGAAGACCCCGTCGTCAGCGACCGCGACTACGTTGTCTCGCTGTTTGACTGGAGCGACGAAAACCCCGAAGCGATCTACCGGAAACTCAAGCTGCACAGCGACTATTACAACTTCAACCAGCGCACCGCGGGCGATTTCATAAGCGAAGTGAAGTCCGAGGGGTTTTGGGATGCATTGCAGCACCGTGCAATGTGGAACCGGATGCGCATGAGTGACAGGGACCTGTCGGATGTCACCGGCTATACCTATACTTACCTGCTGAACGGATTCACGGAAGCGGAGGATTGGCATGCGCTTTTTGAAACCGGCGAAAGGATACGGCTGCGTTTTGTCAACCAGTCGGCGATGACGATCTTCGATGTCCGCATCCCCGGCCTGAAGATGACGGTCGTCGCGGCGGACGGCAACCCGGTAAAGCCCGTGAAAATCGATGAGTTCCGCATCGCCGTCGCGGAGACCTACGATGTGATCGTGGAGCCCGAAGAGAGGGCATACTGTATCTTTGCGCAGAGCATCGAACGCTCGGGGTATGCTGCAGCGACCCTGGCTCCCAGGGCGGAGATGCATGCCGCGCGGCCGGCGATGGACCCGCCCCAGCCCCTGACGATGGCCGATATGGGCATGGGCGGCATGACCGGGGAGGGTGGTGCCGATACGGGCGCCATGAAATGCGGCGGAGGCATGCAGATGCCGAAGGAAGAAGGGAAGAAGCACATGTGGCCGATCACGCCGCTGCCGATGCGGCGCGGGGTCGGGACGACGATGAAAGCGGCCAACCCGCGCTACCGGCTGGACGATCCGGGCGTGGGGCTGCGGGAGAACGGCAGAAGGGTGCTGACCTACGCCGATCTGCGCAACTACTACTCTACCGCCGACGCCCCGCCGCCTGACCGGGAGATCGTGCTCCACCTGACGGGCAACATGGAGCGGTACATGTGGTCGATCAACGGCATCAGGTATGCCGACGCGGCCCCGCTGACGTTTCATTACGGCGAACGGCTCCGCATCACCTTCGTCAACGACACGATGATGATCCACCCCATGCACCTGCATGGCATGTGGAGCGACCTGGAGACGGGCGACGAGGCACGCCTGGTACGCAAGCATACGGTACTGGTGCAGCCCGGCAGCAAGATCAGCTACCGGGTCACCGTCAATGCCGAAGGAGCCTGGGCCTATCATTGCCACATGCTCTACCATATGCCGGGAATGTTCCGAAAAGTGGAGGTGCTCCCGTGA
- a CDS encoding copper resistance protein B produces the protein MKTVPYTATLLLAASLFAEMNDDPLRATLLADRLETASGQWSRWEHLVWDVSAYAGYDLDKAYLYSEGSKAPGESESQNELLYSRAVAPFWDVQIGAEADTADGKSVGWGVVAFQGLVPYYFETRLRLMVNAQAVALNAEAEYEMLLTQRLVLTPRIELQAYSSDVEELGAGAGLSSIETGLRLRYEFIREFAPYVGVSYAATIGNTRKYAPIDDVQAVAGIRLWF, from the coding sequence GTGAAAACGGTGCCATACACTGCGACGCTGTTACTTGCCGCCTCCCTTTTCGCGGAGATGAACGACGACCCCCTGCGCGCGACGCTGCTGGCTGATCGCCTGGAGACTGCCTCGGGGCAGTGGAGCAGGTGGGAGCATCTGGTGTGGGACGTCTCAGCCTACGCCGGCTACGATCTCGACAAAGCCTATCTCTACAGCGAGGGGAGCAAAGCGCCCGGCGAGAGCGAGAGCCAGAACGAACTGCTCTACAGCCGCGCCGTGGCGCCGTTTTGGGATGTACAGATCGGGGCGGAGGCGGATACCGCCGACGGAAAAAGCGTCGGATGGGGCGTGGTGGCCTTTCAGGGGCTTGTCCCGTACTATTTTGAAACACGTCTACGGCTGATGGTAAATGCGCAGGCCGTGGCACTCAATGCCGAAGCCGAATACGAGATGCTGTTGACGCAGCGTTTGGTATTGACGCCGCGCATCGAACTGCAGGCCTATAGCAGTGACGTCGAAGAGCTGGGAGCAGGGGCCGGGCTCTCTTCGATCGAAACGGGACTGCGGCTGCGCTACGAGTTTATACGGGAGTTCGCACCCTATGTCGGCGTTTCATACGCTGCGACAATCGGCAACACAAGAAAATATGCGCCTATAGACGATGTCCAGGCGGTCGCCGGTATACGCCTCTGGTTCTGA
- a CDS encoding TetR/AcrR family transcriptional regulator: MPENREFKKGGDTKKLIEEAAMDLFAEYGYKGASVRKIAAKVGIRESALYNHYANKEAIFLAVAGRVFASPFAHQKTDDFVQQNAKKGKSFLHKFMTEFKLMTFDKKYEKLFRFMLIELMQNDVLRSGFRQEFHEANVKLLSSGFFIMMQEGLIRSNDPMTLANAFLGQLFYLRLQVSLLKADGAPTTALSTAFEKQLDLFWSSICE, encoded by the coding sequence ATGCCCGAAAACAGGGAGTTTAAAAAGGGTGGAGATACAAAGAAGCTGATTGAGGAAGCGGCGATGGATCTCTTTGCCGAGTATGGGTACAAAGGTGCTTCCGTGCGTAAAATCGCCGCGAAAGTCGGGATCAGGGAGAGTGCCCTCTACAACCATTACGCCAATAAAGAGGCGATCTTTCTTGCGGTAGCCGGCAGGGTTTTTGCCTCCCCTTTTGCTCATCAGAAAACGGATGATTTCGTCCAGCAGAATGCCAAAAAAGGCAAGTCGTTTTTACATAAATTTATGACCGAATTTAAGCTGATGACCTTCGACAAGAAGTACGAAAAACTCTTCCGTTTCATGCTCATCGAACTGATGCAGAACGATGTGCTTCGCAGCGGTTTCAGACAGGAGTTTCATGAGGCGAACGTCAAGCTGCTTTCATCGGGTTTTTTCATTATGATGCAAGAAGGCCTCATTCGCTCCAATGACCCTATGACGCTTGCCAACGCCTTTTTGGGCCAGCTCTTCTATCTGAGGCTGCAGGTGAGCCTGCTCAAAGCGGACGGTGCCCCGACAACCGCCCTCTCGACGGCATTTGAAAAACAGCTTGACCTCTTCTGGTCGTCGATCTGCGAATAA
- a CDS encoding 2-oxoacid:acceptor oxidoreductase family protein — translation MRNTLRFTGVGGQGVLLAGEIMAACKIKLGGFGLKTATYTSQVRGGPTVVDITLDDDEIRYPYANEGEIDFMLSVADVSYQSFKKGVKPGGVIVVDPNLVHPTDEDRQTWKIVEIPIITIAKEEVGNVITQSVVAMAIANQITSVLEPEALKEVMLSKVPKKVHEANLKAWELGVKYAIESGVTLAA, via the coding sequence ATGAGAAATACATTACGTTTTACCGGTGTAGGCGGGCAGGGGGTTCTCCTCGCCGGCGAGATCATGGCGGCCTGTAAGATCAAACTTGGCGGTTTCGGTCTGAAAACGGCGACCTATACGTCCCAGGTTCGTGGCGGCCCGACCGTTGTTGACATTACGCTTGACGACGATGAAATCCGTTATCCGTACGCGAACGAAGGTGAGATCGACTTCATGCTTTCCGTTGCGGACGTCAGCTACCAGTCTTTCAAGAAGGGTGTCAAACCGGGTGGCGTCATTGTTGTCGACCCGAACCTGGTGCACCCGACAGACGAAGACCGTCAAACATGGAAGATCGTTGAGATCCCCATTATCACGATCGCAAAAGAAGAGGTCGGAAACGTGATTACGCAATCTGTCGTCGCGATGGCGATTGCAAACCAGATCACAAGCGTTCTCGAACCGGAAGCCCTCAAAGAGGTCATGCTCTCCAAGGTACCGAAAAAAGTACACGAAGCAAACCTCAAAGCCTGGGAACTCGGTGTCAAGTACGCTATCGAATCCGGCGTTACTCTGGCGGCGTAA
- a CDS encoding 2-oxoglutarate ferredoxin oxidoreductase subunit beta → MAFNYDKYLRVDKMPTLWCWGCGDGVILKATIRAIEKMGWDMDKVCVVSGIGCSGRFSSYINCNTIHTTHGRTVAYATGVKLAKPEANVIVVAGDGDGLAIGGNHTIHGCRRNIDLNFILINNFIYGLTNSQTSPTTPQGMWTVSQKNGNIDPTFDACALAIGAGASFVARETMLDPKKLEKILVKGFSHKGFSFFDIMSNCHINLGRKNKMANAMQNLEWIDSITMPLRKWEALSDEEKKNVFPTGVLKEVDDPEYCESYDQIKAAAQGKRAKLTQDDFEKKI, encoded by the coding sequence ATGGCTTTTAACTACGACAAATACCTTCGTGTAGACAAGATGCCGACACTCTGGTGTTGGGGCTGCGGTGACGGTGTCATCCTCAAAGCGACGATCCGTGCGATCGAGAAGATGGGTTGGGACATGGACAAAGTCTGTGTTGTTTCCGGTATCGGTTGTTCCGGACGTTTCAGCTCTTACATTAACTGTAATACGATCCACACGACACACGGCCGTACCGTTGCGTACGCCACCGGCGTGAAGCTTGCGAAACCGGAAGCAAACGTGATCGTTGTTGCCGGTGACGGTGACGGACTGGCGATCGGTGGTAACCACACGATCCACGGTTGCCGCCGTAACATCGACCTGAACTTTATCCTGATCAACAACTTCATCTATGGTCTGACCAACTCCCAGACGTCCCCGACGACGCCGCAGGGGATGTGGACGGTTAGCCAGAAGAACGGTAACATCGACCCGACCTTCGACGCCTGTGCACTCGCGATCGGTGCCGGTGCCTCTTTTGTTGCGCGTGAAACGATGCTTGACCCGAAAAAACTCGAGAAGATCCTTGTCAAAGGCTTCAGCCACAAAGGCTTCTCCTTCTTCGACATTATGTCCAACTGCCATATCAACCTTGGCCGTAAGAACAAAATGGCGAATGCGATGCAGAACCTCGAGTGGATCGACAGCATCACTATGCCGCTGCGCAAATGGGAAGCCCTCTCCGACGAAGAGAAGAAAAACGTTTTCCCGACGGGCGTCCTCAAAGAAGTTGATGACCCTGAGTACTGTGAATCTTACGATCAGATCAAAGCGGCAGCACAGGGCAAACGCGCGAAACTGACGCAAGACGACTTCGAGAAAAAGATCTAA
- a CDS encoding 2-oxoglutarate synthase subunit alpha → MSRIVISTGNELAAKAAVDAGARFFGGYPITPSSEVMHESSDLLPAVGGVAIQMEDEIGGISAALGASMTGTKSFTATSGPGISLKAEQIGLGFIAEIPLVIINVMRGGPSTGLPTRVSQADIGQAKYPTHGDYASITLCAGSLTECYTQTVRAFNLAEKYMTPVFMLLDETIGHMHGKAELPDLEEIQASIVDRAKFDGAPEDYRPYDVPMNEPAVLNPMFEGYRYHVTGLHHGPTGFPTEDAEQCEFNIERLTGKINTVAAENDGLDDLPDYEEVLMDDAEVCIIAYGSIALGAFEAVQKLRAEGIKAGLFRPIMMWPSPEAEIRKIGERFGDKIMVTELNMGQYSTEIERIVRRNDFTRLLKANGRPIAPAEMVAKVKEMM, encoded by the coding sequence ATGTCAAGAATTGTAATTTCAACAGGTAACGAGCTGGCTGCCAAAGCGGCCGTTGATGCCGGCGCGCGTTTCTTCGGCGGTTATCCGATTACACCGTCGTCGGAAGTTATGCATGAGTCATCTGACCTGCTGCCGGCTGTCGGCGGTGTGGCAATCCAGATGGAAGACGAGATCGGCGGTATCTCCGCAGCCCTCGGTGCTTCCATGACAGGTACGAAGTCGTTTACGGCGACTTCCGGCCCGGGGATCTCCCTCAAAGCAGAGCAGATCGGTCTCGGTTTCATCGCCGAGATCCCGCTCGTTATCATCAACGTTATGCGCGGCGGTCCGTCCACGGGGCTTCCGACACGTGTTTCCCAGGCGGATATCGGCCAGGCTAAGTACCCGACACACGGTGACTATGCCTCTATTACGCTTTGTGCAGGTTCCCTGACAGAGTGTTATACGCAGACGGTCCGCGCCTTCAACCTCGCGGAAAAATATATGACGCCGGTCTTCATGCTCCTGGATGAGACGATCGGTCACATGCACGGTAAAGCGGAGCTTCCGGACCTCGAAGAGATCCAGGCGAGCATCGTCGACCGTGCGAAATTCGACGGTGCGCCGGAAGACTACCGTCCGTATGACGTTCCGATGAACGAGCCGGCGGTCCTCAACCCGATGTTCGAAGGGTACCGCTACCACGTCACAGGTCTGCACCACGGTCCGACCGGCTTCCCGACGGAAGACGCGGAACAGTGCGAATTCAACATCGAACGTCTTACCGGCAAGATCAACACGGTCGCTGCCGAAAATGATGGCCTTGATGACCTCCCTGATTACGAAGAGGTCCTGATGGACGACGCGGAAGTCTGTATTATTGCATACGGTTCCATCGCGCTGGGTGCCTTCGAAGCGGTTCAGAAACTGCGCGCAGAAGGGATCAAAGCCGGTCTCTTCCGCCCGATCATGATGTGGCCGAGCCCGGAAGCCGAGATCCGCAAGATCGGTGAACGCTTCGGCGACAAGATCATGGTAACCGAGCTGAACATGGGTCAGTACTCTACGGAAATCGAACGTATCGTTCGCCGTAACGACTTCACTCGCCTGCTCAAAGCAAACGGCCGTCCTATCGCGCCGGCTGAGATGGTCGCAAAAGTTAAGGAGATGATGTAA
- a CDS encoding 4Fe-4S dicluster domain-containing protein: MFQTENPGDAPVWVNTNNCKACDICVSVCPSGVLGMRYEPTSTLGAMISIDHPESCIGCNECELTCPDFAIYVADKKEYKFAKLTDEAKARQAAIVANNYMSLEQ; the protein is encoded by the coding sequence ATGTTTCAGACTGAAAATCCGGGTGATGCCCCTGTCTGGGTCAACACCAACAACTGTAAAGCATGTGATATCTGTGTTTCCGTCTGCCCTTCGGGCGTTCTGGGGATGCGTTATGAACCGACATCTACACTGGGTGCGATGATCTCCATCGACCACCCGGAGTCATGTATCGGCTGTAACGAGTGCGAACTCACATGTCCGGACTTTGCGATTTATGTTGCAGATAAGAAAGAGTACAAATTTGCGAAGCTGACAGACGAAGCAAAAGCTCGCCAGGCGGCGATCGTTGCTAACAACTATATGTCACTTGAGCAGTAA
- a CDS encoding heavy-metal-associated domain-containing protein, with amino-acid sequence MKESVAVANVRCSGCAATITQALEAEGFTSVAVDLTCEPRIVTVDVADDARSALFKTILRRLGYPLAEEQVSGLDAAGLKAKSFVSCAIGKFSTKSEE; translated from the coding sequence ATGAAAGAGAGTGTCGCCGTCGCCAATGTCCGCTGCAGCGGCTGCGCAGCGACGATCACGCAGGCACTCGAAGCCGAAGGGTTTACATCCGTAGCGGTCGATTTGACGTGTGAGCCTCGTATCGTAACAGTAGATGTTGCGGACGACGCGCGATCAGCACTATTCAAAACGATTTTACGAAGGCTGGGCTATCCTCTTGCAGAAGAGCAGGTCAGCGGTCTGGACGCAGCGGGACTGAAAGCGAAGAGCTTCGTCTCCTGTGCCATCGGAAAGTTTTCAACCAAAAGTGAAGAGTAG
- the sucD gene encoding succinate--CoA ligase subunit alpha, whose amino-acid sequence MSILVNKDTKVIVQGFTGKEGTFHAEQCIAYGTQIVGGVTPNKGGQEHLGKPVFNTVKEAVDQTAATVSMIFVPPAFVGDAVMEAADAGIELAVIITEGAPVRDMMYAKMYASKKGMKTIGPNCPGIITAEECKIGIMPGMIFKKGNVGLISKSGTLTYEGANQVVREGFGITTAVGIGGDPIIGLSYKQLLPLFEADPETEAIVMIGEIGGDLEIQAAAFIKENITKPVVAFIAGQTAPKGKRMGHAGAIVSGAAGTAAEKMAALEAAGVKVVVSPAEIGKAVAEVLSK is encoded by the coding sequence ATGTCAATTCTTGTAAACAAAGATACCAAAGTTATCGTTCAGGGTTTCACAGGGAAAGAGGGTACTTTCCATGCTGAGCAGTGTATCGCCTACGGTACGCAGATCGTCGGCGGCGTGACGCCGAACAAAGGCGGCCAGGAGCACCTGGGCAAACCGGTTTTCAATACCGTCAAAGAAGCGGTAGACCAAACGGCCGCAACGGTTTCCATGATCTTTGTTCCGCCGGCATTCGTCGGTGACGCGGTGATGGAAGCGGCGGATGCGGGTATCGAACTGGCGGTCATTATTACCGAAGGCGCACCGGTCCGCGACATGATGTACGCGAAAATGTACGCTTCGAAAAAGGGGATGAAGACCATCGGGCCGAACTGCCCGGGCATCATCACTGCCGAAGAGTGCAAGATCGGGATCATGCCGGGCATGATCTTCAAAAAAGGGAATGTCGGTCTGATCTCCAAGTCCGGTACGCTGACATACGAAGGTGCGAACCAGGTCGTCAGAGAGGGCTTCGGCATCACGACGGCCGTCGGTATCGGCGGTGACCCGATCATCGGTCTTTCTTACAAGCAGCTGCTCCCGCTCTTCGAAGCGGACCCGGAAACGGAAGCGATCGTTATGATCGGCGAGATCGGCGGAGACTTGGAAATCCAGGCAGCTGCATTTATTAAGGAAAATATCACCAAACCGGTTGTAGCTTTTATCGCGGGCCAGACGGCGCCGAAGGGCAAACGTATGGGCCATGCCGGTGCGATCGTCTCCGGCGCTGCCGGTACGGCGGCCGAGAAAATGGCAGCCCTCGAAGCGGCAGGCGTCAAAGTCGTCGTTTCGCCGGCAGAGATCGGCAAAGCGGTCGCAGAGGTTCTTTCCAAATAA
- the sucC gene encoding ADP-forming succinate--CoA ligase subunit beta — protein MNIHEYQAKQIFAKYGVPTPRGIVANTADQAVRNAAELGGDVWVVKAQIHAGGRGLGGGVKLARSLDEVGELATQILGMTLVTHQTGPEGKLVQKVYIEEGADIKDELYLGVVLDRAREMPVIMASTEGGMEIEKVAEETPEKIVKVAIDPTIGFQGFHGRELAFGLGLPKEEQGKFIKFAAALYNVYMENDAEMIEINPLIKTGAGDFLALDGKMGFDDSALGRHPDIEDMRDISEEDADEREASRFGLSYVSLDGEIGCMVNGAGLAMGTMDTINYMGGTPANFLDVGGKANAETVAKGFEIILKNPNVKAIFVNIFGGIVRCDRIANGILEATKLVDVHVPVIVRLDGTNAPEAAEILRNANIANVIAAEDLADGAAKAVAAAKGE, from the coding sequence ATGAATATCCATGAATATCAGGCGAAGCAGATTTTTGCCAAATACGGCGTACCGACCCCGCGCGGGATTGTTGCCAACACGGCCGATCAGGCGGTGAGAAACGCTGCAGAACTGGGCGGTGACGTCTGGGTCGTCAAAGCACAGATCCACGCAGGGGGCCGCGGCCTCGGCGGCGGTGTCAAACTGGCACGCTCCCTGGATGAAGTTGGTGAACTGGCGACGCAGATCCTCGGTATGACGCTGGTGACACACCAGACGGGTCCGGAAGGCAAACTGGTCCAGAAGGTCTATATCGAAGAGGGTGCGGACATCAAAGACGAACTCTACCTCGGTGTTGTCCTTGACCGTGCGAGAGAGATGCCTGTTATCATGGCCTCCACCGAAGGCGGTATGGAGATCGAGAAGGTCGCCGAAGAGACGCCGGAGAAGATCGTCAAAGTGGCGATCGACCCGACGATCGGTTTCCAGGGCTTTCACGGCCGCGAGCTCGCTTTCGGCCTCGGACTGCCGAAAGAGGAGCAGGGCAAATTCATCAAATTTGCGGCAGCGCTCTACAACGTCTATATGGAAAACGATGCGGAGATGATCGAGATCAACCCGCTGATCAAGACGGGTGCGGGCGACTTCCTCGCGCTTGACGGCAAGATGGGCTTTGACGACTCCGCACTGGGACGCCACCCGGATATCGAAGACATGCGCGACATCTCCGAAGAGGACGCGGACGAGCGCGAAGCCAGCCGCTTCGGCCTCTCCTATGTTTCCCTCGACGGCGAGATCGGCTGTATGGTCAACGGCGCGGGCCTCGCGATGGGGACGATGGATACCATCAACTACATGGGCGGTACCCCGGCGAACTTCCTCGACGTCGGCGGTAAAGCGAACGCGGAAACGGTAGCAAAGGGCTTTGAGATTATCCTCAAAAACCCCAACGTCAAAGCGATCTTCGTCAATATCTTTGGCGGTATCGTCCGCTGTGACCGTATCGCCAACGGGATCCTCGAAGCGACGAAACTGGTCGACGTCCACGTGCCGGTCATCGTCCGCCTCGACGGTACGAACGCCCCGGAAGCGGCGGAGATCCTCAGAAACGCCAACATTGCGAACGTCATCGCGGCGGAAGACCTTGCAGACGGTGCAGCCAAAGCCGTCGCAGCAGCGAAAGGAGAGTAA